The genomic DNA CTGCCTCCAACGAGCCCACGAATCCAGGGACCTAAGGGTGTGAactttatttacaaaattaaaatatagatatGTAATACATTTACATATTATTGTTGTACATGTAAAGCACGTTGTTTACAAGTTAGTACTATAATGGTATAtgattacaaaatatatatatactctATATAACGCAGTGGCAGTTAATAAAACTGGAGCTGCGCCTAAAATTGAatgagtaactttttttccaattccgGAATCTCCACTATCTAACTGGGTATTATAAATATCTGCATCATCATCTTCTAAC from Plasmodium cynomolgi strain B DNA, scaffold: 1023, whole genome shotgun sequence includes the following:
- a CDS encoding CYIR protein (putative;~vir-type antigen) produces the protein TSGHTSGDDLSHGSPGRIEMLPATADELEDDDADIYNTQLDSGDSGIGKKVTHSILGAAPVLLTATALYRVYIYFVIIYHYSTNL